A genomic window from Kineosporia sp. NBRC 101731 includes:
- the fgd gene encoding glucose-6-phosphate dehydrogenase (coenzyme-F420): MRSRVKLGYKASAEQFAPGQLADFAVQAEDQGLDSVWISDHFQPWRHVDGHAPSALVWLPWVAARTQRVQLGTSVLTPTLRYNPAVIAQAFATLGCLAPGRAILGIGTGEALNETAVGVNFPETRERFARLREAVRLIKQLWSEERVTFEGEYYRLHDATVYDRPEQPVPIYIAGGGPGVTKYAGRAGDGYICTSGKGMGLYEETLLPALKEGLEASQRPFEAIDKTIEIKLSFDEDPAQALENTRFWAPLSLSADQKASVHDPVEMARLADELPIEQVAKRWIVASDPNEVVAAVKNYTDAGFTHLVFHAPGHDQERFLTQFTQDVVPLLRKI, from the coding sequence GTGAGGTCACGCGTGAAGCTCGGTTACAAGGCATCGGCAGAGCAGTTCGCTCCCGGTCAGCTGGCGGACTTCGCCGTGCAGGCCGAGGACCAGGGCCTGGACTCGGTGTGGATCTCCGACCACTTCCAGCCGTGGCGGCACGTCGACGGGCATGCTCCCTCGGCCCTGGTGTGGCTGCCCTGGGTGGCGGCCCGGACGCAGCGGGTCCAGCTGGGCACGAGTGTGCTCACGCCCACCCTGCGCTACAACCCGGCCGTGATCGCCCAGGCGTTCGCCACCCTGGGCTGTCTGGCCCCGGGCCGGGCGATCCTGGGCATCGGTACCGGTGAGGCCCTGAACGAGACGGCCGTAGGGGTGAACTTCCCGGAGACCCGCGAGCGCTTCGCCCGCCTGCGCGAGGCGGTGCGCCTGATCAAGCAGTTGTGGTCGGAAGAACGCGTGACGTTCGAGGGCGAGTACTACCGCCTGCACGACGCCACCGTGTACGACCGGCCCGAGCAGCCGGTGCCGATCTACATCGCCGGCGGCGGGCCGGGTGTGACCAAGTACGCCGGGCGCGCGGGCGACGGGTACATCTGCACCTCGGGCAAGGGCATGGGTCTCTACGAGGAGACCTTGCTGCCGGCCCTGAAGGAGGGGCTGGAGGCGTCGCAGCGGCCTTTCGAGGCCATCGACAAGACCATCGAGATCAAGCTGAGCTTCGACGAGGACCCGGCCCAGGCCCTGGAGAACACCCGGTTCTGGGCGCCGCTGTCGCTCTCTGCGGATCAGAAGGCGTCGGTGCACGACCCGGTCGAGATGGCCCGCCTGGCTGACGAACTACCGATCGAGCAGGTGGCCAAGCGCTGGATCGTGGCCTCCGACCCGAACGAGGTGGTGGCCGCGGTGAAGAACTACACCGACGCCGGGTTCACCCACCTGGTGTTCCACGCCCCCGGCCACGACCAGGAGCGCTTCCTCACCCAGTTCACCCAGGACGTCGTGCCGCTGTTGCGCAAGATCTGA
- a CDS encoding amidohydrolase family protein, translating into MATTDDLRAAINRIRLVDHHVHSVVGENLTEDELEVALTEAYLPPARPATVFDSQLGFAVRNWCAPLLDLPAFASPAAYVARRTELGPDEVNRRFLTAAGASDLLVDIGYTGDRLIPDAELARLSDTRVRTLLRLESVAERWVSSDLEGLASLDALLRESASSAVGFKSVAAYRGGLRLPAEPPAAQDVETALRDWRDIVRTQDTPPRLTDRTIQRHLIWWALRDGRPLQFHTGFGDPDLLLRDSDPLALQDLLVRAADLGGPVVLLHTYPFVRQAGYLAAVLPHVYFDVGLTSNHIGTSAVTAVREALELAPFGKLLYSSDGIGLPELTFLGARQWRTATTAVLTENMREHGWPAGECLRVAELIGHGNARAIYGLD; encoded by the coding sequence CCTGCGCGCCGCGATCAACCGCATCCGGCTCGTCGATCATCATGTGCACAGCGTGGTGGGCGAGAACCTCACCGAGGATGAGCTCGAGGTCGCCCTCACCGAGGCCTATCTGCCCCCGGCCCGCCCCGCCACGGTGTTCGACTCGCAGCTGGGTTTCGCCGTGCGCAACTGGTGCGCCCCGCTGCTCGACCTGCCCGCGTTCGCCTCCCCCGCCGCCTACGTCGCCCGCCGTACCGAGCTCGGCCCGGACGAGGTGAACCGGCGTTTCCTGACCGCCGCCGGGGCGAGCGACCTGCTGGTCGACATCGGATACACCGGCGATCGCCTGATTCCCGACGCCGAGCTGGCCCGGCTGAGTGATACCCGCGTACGGACGTTGTTGCGCCTGGAGTCGGTCGCTGAACGCTGGGTCTCCTCGGACCTGGAAGGGCTGGCCTCGCTGGACGCCCTTCTGCGGGAATCAGCCTCGTCCGCCGTGGGATTCAAGAGTGTGGCGGCCTACCGGGGCGGACTGCGACTTCCCGCCGAACCGCCGGCCGCGCAGGATGTCGAGACCGCCCTGCGAGACTGGCGGGACATCGTCCGCACGCAGGACACCCCACCCCGCCTGACCGACCGGACGATTCAGCGGCACCTCATCTGGTGGGCCCTGCGCGACGGCCGGCCCCTGCAGTTCCACACCGGTTTCGGCGATCCCGACCTGCTGCTGCGCGACAGCGATCCGCTGGCGTTGCAAGACCTTCTGGTGCGGGCGGCCGACCTCGGTGGCCCGGTCGTGCTGCTGCACACCTATCCGTTCGTGCGGCAGGCCGGCTATCTCGCGGCCGTGCTCCCTCACGTCTACTTCGATGTCGGGCTGACCTCGAACCACATCGGCACCTCGGCCGTCACCGCCGTGCGGGAGGCCTTGGAACTGGCCCCCTTCGGCAAGCTCCTCTACTCCAGCGACGGCATCGGTCTACCAGAACTGACCTTCCTCGGGGCCCGGCAGTGGCGCACGGCCACGACCGCCGTACTGACCGAGAACATGCGCGAGCACGGCTGGCCGGCCGGGGAATGCCTGCGCGTCGCCGAGCTCATCGGGCACGGCAACGCCCGGGCGATCTACGGACTGGACTGA
- a CDS encoding PH domain-containing protein codes for MAGFSERYGPGVPKELDRYLVPSEEIVFLLRRHWVVLAEPFLTTMLGLLLLAVVGGLVGEPVSTILTVGWLLLLSRLILVAWEWWYELVVATDKRLMLVHGIVTRKVDIMPMGKVTDMRYDRTVTGQVFGYGKFVMESAGQDQALSTINYIPDSDLHYQQISQLIFAPGEPRLTKGTRSSRVPVTEPEDAWWRRKD; via the coding sequence ATGGCTGGGTTTTCTGAGAGGTACGGGCCGGGGGTGCCCAAGGAACTGGATCGCTATCTGGTTCCGAGCGAGGAGATCGTCTTCCTCCTGCGCCGGCACTGGGTGGTGCTCGCCGAGCCGTTCCTGACGACGATGCTCGGTCTGCTGCTGCTGGCCGTGGTGGGTGGTCTGGTCGGTGAGCCGGTGTCGACCATCCTGACGGTGGGCTGGCTGCTGCTGCTCTCCCGCCTGATCCTGGTGGCCTGGGAGTGGTGGTACGAGCTGGTCGTGGCGACCGACAAGCGGCTGATGCTGGTGCACGGCATCGTCACCCGCAAGGTCGACATCATGCCGATGGGCAAGGTCACCGACATGCGGTACGACCGCACGGTGACGGGTCAGGTCTTCGGCTACGGCAAGTTCGTGATGGAGTCCGCCGGTCAGGACCAGGCGCTGAGCACCATCAACTACATTCCCGACTCCGACCTGCACTACCAGCAGATCTCGCAGCTGATCTTCGCCCCGGGCGAGCCGCGCCTGACCAAGGGCACGCGTAGTTCCCGGGTGCCGGTGACGGAGCCCGAAGACGCCTGGTGGCGGCGCAAGGACTGA